A window of Microbacterium sp. Root61 genomic DNA:
AACACATGGAACCCGAGGATCTCGACGGTGCCGGCGAATTCACGGAGCACAGCGGGAACCTGCTCCGCGTCGATGCCGAACTGCTGAGGGCCCCCGCCCATGCGCATGCCGGATCCCTTCATCGCGAAGTCCGGGTTGACCCTGACAGCGACGCGCGGGTGGACTCCGAGATCCTCCCCGGCGGCGACGACGCGGCGCAACTCGGTCGGCGACTCCACTTCGATGACGACCCCTGCCGCGACGCCCTGACGGATCTCGGCGGGCGTCTTGCCGGGCCCTGCGAAGCTCACTCGATCGCACGGGATCGCGGAATCGAGCGCGTGCTGCATCTCGCCCGTCGATGCGACATCGATGCGGTCGACCCGGGTGGCGAGGTGCTGCACGATCGCGGGCATCGGATTGGCCTTCATCGCATAGCTGAGCTCGACTCGCGCGGGCAGCAATCTGCGAAGCAGGTCCACTCGGGCGTTCAGTAGACCGCGATCGTACGCGAAGAACGGCGTCGATCCCACGCGCGCCGCAAGCCTGCTCAGCGGCATCCCTCCGATGCGCAACTCTCCCTCGATCGTGCCGAACGCGGCGATGTGCTCGTGTGGCGTCATGCGGACACCTCCCGGGTGAGGAGCGGTCGGTCGAATTTGCCGTTGGGTGAGCGCGGCAGATCAGCGCGGACGTCTACCCGGGACGGGAGCATGTATGCCGGCAGCCGCGGCCGCAGCGCAGCGACGAGCGCGCCCTCTTCGAGGATCCCGCCGGAGGGGGTGACGACGAGCACGATCCGCTGGCCGAGCAGCGGATCGTCGACACCGATCGCGACGACGTCGCGCACCAACCCCGTCCCGTAGGCGGCTTCTTCCAGTTCCGTGGGACTGACCCGGTAACCGGACGTCTTGATCATGTCGTCGGAACGTCCGACGAACGACAGGAACCCCTCTTCGTCGGCGACCACGGTGTCTCCGGACCACACGGCGCGCTCGGGATCACGCCAGTCCTGGCCGAGGTATCGAACGGGCCGGAACCGCTCGGCCGTGCGTTCGGGGTCATTCCAGTAGCCCAACGCCACGAGCGCGCCGCGATGGACGAGTTCGCCCTCCTCGCCCGGTGCACACGGCGTGCCGTCGGGACGGAGCACGAGGACCTCGGCGTTCGGGATCGCCTTGCCGATCGATCCGGGGCGACGATCCACCTCGGCGGGGTCCAGATAGGTGGACCGGAACGCCTCGGTGAGGCCGTACATGAGATAGGGATCGGACTCGGTGAAGATGGCGCGGAGACGGTCGAGTGTCGTCCGGGGCATCCGCCCACCGGTATTCGCCCAATAGCGGAGTCGACCCGCCGTCGCCGGAGGCCAGTCGACCCCCGTGAGCTGCAGCCACAGTGGTGGCACGCACGTGAGCCCGGTGACTCCGTGCTTCTCGCACAGCCTCACGACGTCACGCGGCAGGAGGTAGTTCATCAGCACGCAGTGCGCTCCGACGGCGAAGGCCGTCGTGACCTGGCTCAGACCCGCGTCGAAGCTCAGGGGAAGGATGCTGAGGATGACATCGTCGCTCGTGTTGTGCAGGTACGTGCTGACGCTCTCGGCACCGACGATGAGGTTGCGATGGCTGAGCACCACGCCCTTGGGCTTTCCGGTGCTGCCCGACGTGTAGAGGATCGCCGCCGGATCGATGTCGATCGCGTCGGACGCGCCGGGCTCAGATGCGTCCGGCTGCACGTCGCCCCAGCCGTGCACACCGTAGTCGCCGGATGGCTCGCACACACCGTCACCGACGACGATGACGTGCGCGACCTCGGTGCCGGCGATCGCGACCGCCAGCGGGGCCAGCCGATCCACCGAGGTGATGAGGAATCGCGCGCCGCTGTCGATGAGGATGTGACCCACCTGAGCGGGCTTGAGCACATGGTTGATGGGGACGAAGACTGCGCCGCCGACGGATGTCGCGAAGATCGCGGCGACGGTCTCCAGTCGCTTCTCCAGGTAGATCGCCACCCGGTCGCCGCGCTGGAGCCCCAGCCCCGCCAGCTGGAGCGCGGCCGCAGAGGCCGCTCTCCACGCCTCGGCGTAGGTCTGGGTGACGCTTCGATATGTCAGCGCTGCTTCATCGGGATGCGAGGCGGCACGCTCAGCGAGAAGCGCATGGATCTGGGTGCGCATCAGGGCTCCGCCTGCTCTCTGTGCGAAGGGCCCGAGTCGGCCTTCACGGGGGGAGTCTCGGACACGTCGTCGTCCACGATCTCCGGCCGGGACACGCGCTCTATTCCCAGGACCAGGGCTTCGTCCGATGCCGCGATGCCACGCATCGCGGTCGCCAGACCTGCGATGAGGAAGAAAGCACCTGCCGACATGGGAAAGGAGAACCCATCGAAGAAGAGGAGGAGGACGGCAATCGTGAGCAGCGAGGCGGCGAGAGCGCGACTCATGGCCTTCGTTTCGTCGAACGGCGAGTGCAGACTCGCCCAGATCGCGCTCCCCATCGCGGTCAGGCTGAAGCCGACGAGGGTGACGACGCCGAGAATGCCGACCTCCACGGTGAGCAGCACCCACCCGTTGTCGAAGATGTAATAGCGGGGCAGGAACGTGCCGAATCCTTGACCGATCAGGGGCGAGGACGCAATGAAACCCGGCACCCGGGCAAGCGCGGCTGTTCGCGATTGCGTGCTCGGATCGTCGGATGCGCCGAGGAAGAGATTCATGATCGTCCCGAGCATTCCGGGAATGAACGCGAACACCGCAGCAGCGATGATCCCGCCCCCTGTCGCCACGAGGAGCCGGTAGGCCTTCGGGATGGACGGCAGTGACGCGACCAATGCCACCGTCAATCCGATGAGCGCGGAGCGGGACACGGTGACCAGGGACGCCATGAGGATGATTCCGACGCCGGCCCACCACCACGCGCTAGAACGCGCGGGGCTTCGATGGAATCCCCTATGCACGGCGGCGGTGATCACGAGCGGCAACGACGCGACGACGGCCGTCCCGTACTCGAGAGGATGGGTTGCCGTTGCTGCGGCCCGCGTGAACGAACCGCGGGTGGCGACATCGCCGGAGTCGGCTGAGAGGCCGGGGATGCTGCCTACCCACTCCAGCAGCGACTGCCCTGTGAAGAACTGCGCCAACCCCAGTGCTGCCAGCGCGATGCCGGCGACCGCGAGCCGTCGTACCAGTTTTGCGGCGTCGGAATGCGTTCGGATTCCATCGATCGCAACGAGCAGGACACCGCTCCACGATGCGAGACGCACCAGCGCCGTGGTGGCCGGACTGATCTGATCCGCGGGCTGGCCGCGCATCATGGCCGCCGCGAAGCTGACCAGCGCAACGACGACGAATGCGGCGAACAGATAGCGGACAGGCTGCACGACGGGGTGCACGGGCGTCGACCGTTCTTGAAGCCAAGCGAGCACCCACCAGAACAGGAGGAGAAGTCCCCAGAGCACCGATGGGCGCCCGAGTCCGCCGAGGGGGCCGATCGTGACATACGAGGGAACGGCGAACAGCAGCACGAGATAGATGGTGAGCATCGTTGCGGCAGTGACTCTGGTCCGACGGTCTCCCGCACTGCGCGTCTCAGCCGAGACCGGCAGGGCCTCGTCCGTGAGCATCAGGTTCTCCCGGTGTGTCATCGCCATCGCACTCACCGTGCTTTCCGCTTGCGACCCGGACTCGACGCTTCTTCGAGAGCCGGGTGCTCAGGATCGACCGAGCGCCCCACCTCGGATTCCCCTCCATCCGCGGGTAGGCCCTCGTCCCCCGCAGACAGTTCGTCTCCAGGCGGGGAGGCACTCTCGCTGTCGAGATCGACGTCGGGCTCCGGCACGTCCTCGACCTCCCGCTCGACTTCGGTGTTCTCGTTCTCCTCTTCCGCATCCTCCGCCCGCCGCTGCCCCGCAGCCAGACGCGTTCCCTTGCGCCCAGATCGGCGGACCCGCCGGATCAGCCCGTCCACCAGGCTGGCCACCAACACTGTGAGCACCACGACGGCGAATCCGACTCCCGCGCTCATGACGAGTCGGGATCTCTGCTGAAGGGT
This region includes:
- a CDS encoding acyl-CoA ligase (AMP-forming), exosortase A system-associated → MRTQIHALLAERAASHPDEAALTYRSVTQTYAEAWRAASAAALQLAGLGLQRGDRVAIYLEKRLETVAAIFATSVGGAVFVPINHVLKPAQVGHILIDSGARFLITSVDRLAPLAVAIAGTEVAHVIVVGDGVCEPSGDYGVHGWGDVQPDASEPGASDAIDIDPAAILYTSGSTGKPKGVVLSHRNLIVGAESVSTYLHNTSDDVILSILPLSFDAGLSQVTTAFAVGAHCVLMNYLLPRDVVRLCEKHGVTGLTCVPPLWLQLTGVDWPPATAGRLRYWANTGGRMPRTTLDRLRAIFTESDPYLMYGLTEAFRSTYLDPAEVDRRPGSIGKAIPNAEVLVLRPDGTPCAPGEEGELVHRGALVALGYWNDPERTAERFRPVRYLGQDWRDPERAVWSGDTVVADEEGFLSFVGRSDDMIKTSGYRVSPTELEEAAYGTGLVRDVVAIGVDDPLLGQRIVLVVTPSGGILEEGALVAALRPRLPAYMLPSRVDVRADLPRSPNGKFDRPLLTREVSA
- a CDS encoding O-antigen ligase family protein gives rise to the protein MAMTHRENLMLTDEALPVSAETRSAGDRRTRVTAATMLTIYLVLLFAVPSYVTIGPLGGLGRPSVLWGLLLLFWWVLAWLQERSTPVHPVVQPVRYLFAAFVVVALVSFAAAMMRGQPADQISPATTALVRLASWSGVLLVAIDGIRTHSDAAKLVRRLAVAGIALAALGLAQFFTGQSLLEWVGSIPGLSADSGDVATRGSFTRAAATATHPLEYGTAVVASLPLVITAAVHRGFHRSPARSSAWWWAGVGIILMASLVTVSRSALIGLTVALVASLPSIPKAYRLLVATGGGIIAAAVFAFIPGMLGTIMNLFLGASDDPSTQSRTAALARVPGFIASSPLIGQGFGTFLPRYYIFDNGWVLLTVEVGILGVVTLVGFSLTAMGSAIWASLHSPFDETKAMSRALAASLLTIAVLLLFFDGFSFPMSAGAFFLIAGLATAMRGIAASDEALVLGIERVSRPEIVDDDVSETPPVKADSGPSHREQAEP